The DNA segment CACAAACGGCACGATAATGTGCCAACGGCGCTCGCGGTGTTTGTCGGAGCTGGCGCCGATCAGCAGCATGCCGGCCAGCGCGGCCACACTGGGCAGGGCGGTGAGCAGGCCGATATGGAAGGTGTCGCTGATCCCCGCGTTGCGGATCAGGGTCGGCATCCAGAAACCCATGGCGTAGGCACTGAGCAGGATCGAAAAGTCGATCCCGCCAAGCATCCACACCTTGAGGTTGAAGAACCCTTCGCGAAAACGCCGTGGGCTTTGACTGGCCTGGCTGTCATCGGCCTGCAACTGCTGTTGCAGCAGGGTCTTTTCGGCGGCTGACAACCATTTGGCCTGGTGATAGGTATTGGGCAACGCCCAGAACGCCAATACCCCCAACAGCACGCTGGGCAGGGCTTCAAGCAGGAACAGCCACTGCCAGCCGCGCAGGCCACCGATCTGGTCGAAGTGGCCCATGATCCAGCCGGACAACGGCCCGCCAATCACACTGGACAGCGGCAGGCCGATCATGAACAGCGCAATCACCCGGCCCCGGCGATGGGTGGGGAACCAGGTGGTCAGGTAATACAACACCCCCGGCAGGAACCCGGCTTCGGCGACGCCCAGCAAAAACCGCAGCACATAGAACTGCGTGGTGGAGGTGACCAGCAACGTGCAAGCCGACAGCAGGCCCCAGGTGATCATGATGCGCGCAATCCAGATCCGCGCGCCGACGCGCTCCAGGATCAGGTTGCTGGGTACTTCAAACAGGATATAGCCGACAAAAAACAGGCCGGCGCCCAGGCCGAACGCGGTTTCGCTGAACTGCAGCTGGTCTTGCATCTGCAACTTGGCAAAACCGATGTTGATGCGGTCCAGGTAGGCAGCCAGGTAGCAGAAGCACAGGAACGGGATCAGCTTCCAGGTGATCTTGTGGTACAGCGCGTGAATCGGGTCGGCGACCGTGGGCATCGGTGTGTCTCAGGGCAATGAGGAGGGCGGGGCGAATATAGCATTCCGTCACCGACACGCTCTGTCTGAAACGCGCCACCTGACTGGGGTTGCCGTGCGAAAGAAGCTACGTTTAATGCTTCTAATAAACAGAGTATCCACGGATGAACTACCAACCCCTTACCCGAACCTTGATAGCGACGGCCCTGGTCCTGACATTCAGTGGCGTGCAGGCCGCCTCCCAGGCCCCGGTGGCCGGCGAAAACGGCATGGTGGTGACGGCCCAGCATCTGGCCACCCATGTGGGTGTGGACGTGCTGAAGGCTGGCGGTAACGCCGTGGACGCGGCAGTGGCGGTGGGGTACGCCCTGGCGGTGGTCTACCCGGCTGCGGGCAACCTCGGCGGCGGTGGTTTCATGACCGTGCAACTGGCGGACGGGCGCAAGACCTTCCTCGACTTCCGTGAAAAAGCGCCGCTGGCGGCCACTGCCGACATGTACCTGGACAAGGACGGCAATGTCGTCCCCGGCCTCAGCGCCAAGGGCCACCTGGCGGTCGGCGTGCCCGGCACCGTCTCCGGGATGGAACTGGCCCTGAGCAAATACGGCACCCTCAAACGTGCCCAAGTGATCGCACCGGCGATCAAGCTCGCGGAAGACGGTTTTGCCCTCGACCAGGGCGATATCGACATGCTGCACAGCGCCACCGAAGAGTTCAAAAAAGACCAGGACCTGCGTGGCATCTTTCTCAATAAAGGCGAGCCGCTGCAGGTCGGGCAGAAGCTGGTGCAAAAAGACCTGGCCCGGACCCTGCGGGAAATTTCCGCCAAGGGCACCGATGGCTTCTACAAAGGCTGGGTGGCCAAGGCCATCGTCGACTCCAGCCAGGCCGGCAAGGGCATCATCGCCCAGGCCGACCTGGACAAATACCAGACCCGCGAGCTGGCACCCATCGAGTGCGACTACCGTGGCTACCACGTGGTCTCGGCACCACCACCGAGCTCGGGCGGCCTGGTGATCTGCCAGATCATGAACATCCTCGAAGGTTACCCCATGGCCGAACTGGGCTACGGCTCGGCCCAGGGCACCCATTACCAGATCGAAGCCATGCGCCACGCCTACGTCGACCGCAACAGTTACTTGGGCGACCCGGACTTCGTGCAGAACCCGGTGGAACACCTGTTGGACAAGGACTACGCGGCCAAACTGCGCGCCGCCATCGACCCGCAAAAAGCCGGCGACTCCATGGCTATCAAACCCGGCGTTGCGCCCCATGAGGGCAGCAACACCACCCATTACTCCATCGTCGACAAATGGGGCAACGCGGTGTCGGTGACCTACACCCTCAACGACTGGTTCGGCGCCGGCGTCATGGCCAGCAAGACTGGGGTCATCCTCAACGACGAAATGGACGACTTCACCGTCAAAGTCGGCGTGCCCAATATGTACGGGCTGGTCCAGGGCGAAGCCAACGCCATCGCCCCGGGCAAGGCGCCCTTGTCGTCCATGAGCCCGACCATCGTGACCAAGGACGGCAAGGCCGTGATGGTCATCGGCACACCCGGCGGCAGCCGCATCATCACCGCCACCTTGCTGACCATCCTCAACGTCATCGACTACAAGATGAACATCCAGGAAGCCGTCAACGCCCCACGTTTCCACCAACAATGGATGCCCGACACCACCAACCTCGAAACCTTCGCCCTGAGCCCCGACACCCAGAAAATCCTCGAAAGCTGGGGCCATAAATTCGCCGGCCCCCAAGACGCCAACCACCTGGCCGCCATCCTCGTCGGCGCCCCGTCCCTGGACGGCAAGCCCGTGGGCAACAACCGCTTCTACGGCGCCAACGACCCACGGCGCAATACCGGACTGTCCCTGGGCTACTAAGCCCAGGCAGAGCAGGGGCCAACCGCTCCTGTTCTGCTCCACGGAAGAATATTTTTTGAAATCAAGGGCTTGCCAGTCCCGGCAAATCAGTACATAATTGCCGCCATCGAACGCACTGAGGCATAAAAAACTTCAATGTTTTCAATGAGATAGAGTAGAGGCAAGCTTCACATAGCCCACTCAAGTTTATATGCGGTGAATGTCAGTGGTTTGGGCATTGATCGTTTGAGGCCGAGTAGCAAAATGGTTATGCAGCGGATTGCAAATCCGCCTACGCCGGTTCGATTCCGACCTCGGCCTCCACTCTTGAAAGCCCCGTAGATTAACGTCTACGGGGTTTTTTATTGCCTGTAGGAAAGTGCTGGAGTTCCGAAACTTTAGAGGGTGGAGTTCCGAAACTATCTCATTTTGAAGGCTGCGCGACCGCACCGATGCGCCGGTAAACGCGCTTGGTGATCTCCTGCTCCGAGTGCCCGAGCAGGAGGTTGGCGTCTGCGATATCAGTAATTTCGGATGCCGCCTTCGGTCGGATATCCTTGAACTGAAACTGTTGGATCTTCTCCGCGTCATCAACTCGTCCCTCACTGGCGGCCAAGGAGCGAGCAGCTTCTCGGGCGTCGTCCCATCTGTTACGCAGCATTTGTTGAGACACGCGCATCCCCGTTCTTGCTGCGCTGGGCAGCAGAAGGTGGTTTAGGATTTGGAGGGGAGCCACTCGGTGTCGTATTCGAACTGGGTAACTCGCATTGATCTCGATGCTTGGCAGTTCGCGGCGGAACGTCTCGGTGCCGTAGGGCTTCTTCACGTAGCCCGCTGCCTCTTCCATGAATTTCGGTTTGAAGATGCGCAGCAGGTGGTCGGCTGCTTTTTCGTACTGATCCTCTGGGTAGTTGCCCACGCATACGCCGCCACGACAGACTCGCCAAACCACGCGTTTTGGCGTTGCCTCGGCAGCCTTGATCTTTTCGTCCATGGCGTCCCGAGCGAAGCGGAGCTGATCAATACCGGATCCAACCGGCGGGGCCACGCACTACTACGCAACCACGATGCCCAAGGCTCCGGCCTGGGCGGCGAAGGCCAAGCAGACGTTGCGCTTCGGGCATCACGTTTTTTTCAAGGATGTGCCGTGATGACGCCCGTGCAGAAGCTGGCCGGGCTGATGGTGCTGATCCTGGTGCTGATGGCCAGCGCCGCCGGCTCCGCCTGGCAGGTGCAGGAATGGCGCACGGGCAAGAGGCTGTCCGAGCAGGTCGGCCTGCGCCAGGGCGAGCTGGCTGCCGTCAGCGCGGCCGCCGCCAAGCAGGTGAGCGCCGAGCAGGGCAGGCGCATGGCCCTGGAGCAGACGCTGGCCACATCCGATCAACAACACACCCGAGAACTTTCCGATGCTCAACGCAGCCAGGCTCTCCTGCGTGACCGCCTTGCTACTGCTGATGTGCGGCTGTCAGTCCTTCTCGAGGCCACGGATTCAGCCAGTGGCTTCAACGTGCCTGCCAC comes from the Pseudomonas shahriarae genome and includes:
- a CDS encoding MFS transporter gives rise to the protein MPTVADPIHALYHKITWKLIPFLCFCYLAAYLDRINIGFAKLQMQDQLQFSETAFGLGAGLFFVGYILFEVPSNLILERVGARIWIARIMITWGLLSACTLLVTSTTQFYVLRFLLGVAEAGFLPGVLYYLTTWFPTHRRGRVIALFMIGLPLSSVIGGPLSGWIMGHFDQIGGLRGWQWLFLLEALPSVLLGVLAFWALPNTYHQAKWLSAAEKTLLQQQLQADDSQASQSPRRFREGFFNLKVWMLGGIDFSILLSAYAMGFWMPTLIRNAGISDTFHIGLLTALPSVAALAGMLLIGASSDKHRERRWHIIVPFVVGAVAMAGSTFFTHNVVATVALFAVASAAILGAVPVFFSLPATFLTGTAAATGFALACSLANIAGLVSNSLMGLAIDITGSSAGAMWFFAASLLLSCLLVIALPAKLVNR
- the ggt gene encoding gamma-glutamyltransferase, encoding MNYQPLTRTLIATALVLTFSGVQAASQAPVAGENGMVVTAQHLATHVGVDVLKAGGNAVDAAVAVGYALAVVYPAAGNLGGGGFMTVQLADGRKTFLDFREKAPLAATADMYLDKDGNVVPGLSAKGHLAVGVPGTVSGMELALSKYGTLKRAQVIAPAIKLAEDGFALDQGDIDMLHSATEEFKKDQDLRGIFLNKGEPLQVGQKLVQKDLARTLREISAKGTDGFYKGWVAKAIVDSSQAGKGIIAQADLDKYQTRELAPIECDYRGYHVVSAPPPSSGGLVICQIMNILEGYPMAELGYGSAQGTHYQIEAMRHAYVDRNSYLGDPDFVQNPVEHLLDKDYAAKLRAAIDPQKAGDSMAIKPGVAPHEGSNTTHYSIVDKWGNAVSVTYTLNDWFGAGVMASKTGVILNDEMDDFTVKVGVPNMYGLVQGEANAIAPGKAPLSSMSPTIVTKDGKAVMVIGTPGGSRIITATLLTILNVIDYKMNIQEAVNAPRFHQQWMPDTTNLETFALSPDTQKILESWGHKFAGPQDANHLAAILVGAPSLDGKPVGNNRFYGANDPRRNTGLSLGY
- a CDS encoding lysis system i-spanin subunit Rz, whose translation is MTPVQKLAGLMVLILVLMASAAGSAWQVQEWRTGKRLSEQVGLRQGELAAVSAAAAKQVSAEQGRRMALEQTLATSDQQHTRELSDAQRSQALLRDRLATADVRLSVLLEATDSASGFNVPATTGGVGVVHAARRAQLAPAHAQRIIAITDSGDQGLIARRACQAYAKEVSTAK